From a region of the Triticum aestivum cultivar Chinese Spring chromosome 7D, IWGSC CS RefSeq v2.1, whole genome shotgun sequence genome:
- the LOC123168941 gene encoding protein TIFY 11e, protein MAASGSAQSRRFAVACGVLSRGIKAADARPAATVVLPLMPGAEVPAQDEHAAGPAPASAQMTILYGGQVLVLDEVPVDRAAELLRVAAAAGTTRGNGDLPMARKASLQRFMEKRKGRVAARAVPYSRPDGDTASCNRLTLTL, encoded by the coding sequence ATGGCGGCGTCAGGGAGCGCTCAGAGCCGACGGTTCGCCGTAGCGTGCGGCGTCCTCAGCCGCGGCATCAAGGCGGCGGACGCGCGGCCGGCGGCCACGGTGGTCCTCCCCCTCATGCCCGGAGCCGAAGTGCCCGCGCAAGATGAGCATGCGGCGGGTCCTGCGCCGGCGAGCGCGCAGATGACCATCTTGTACGGCGGGCAGGTGCTGGTGCTGGACGAGGTCCCGGTTGACAGGGCGGCCGAGCTGCTCCGTGTCGCTGCCGCAGCAGGCACCACGCGAGGGAACGGCGACCTGCCCATGGCGAGGAAGGCGTCGCTGCAGCGGTTCATGGAGAAGCGCAAGGGAAGGGTCGCCGCGCGCGCCGTCCCCTACAGCCGGCCCGACGGCGACACGGCCTCCTGTAATCGTCTCACGCTTACGCTCTGA
- the LOC123168942 gene encoding protein TIFY 11e gives MAATGSPKGLRFAAACGVLSRCIKAAETRPAATVVLPLMPGAEVPAQDDHEAGPAPANAQMTIFYGGQVLVLDEVPADRAAELLRVAGVSGTARGNCEAANGDLPMARKASLQRFMAKRKGRLAARAVPYSRPDGDASSCNRLSLRL, from the coding sequence ATGGCGGCGACAGGGAGCCCTAAGGGCCTACGGTTCGCTGCAGCGTGCGGCGTTCTCAGCCGCTGCATCAAGGCGGCGGAGACGCGGCCGGCGGCCACGGTGGTCCTCCCCCTCATGCCTGGAGCGGAAGTGCCCGCGCAAGACGACCACGAGGCGGGTCCTGCGCCGGCGAACGCGCAGATGACCATCTTCTACGGCGGGCAGGTGCTGGTGCTGGACGAGGTCCCGGCTGACAGGGCGGCCGAGCTGCTCCGCGTCGCTGGTGTCTCAGGCACAGCGCGAGGGAACTGCGAGGCGGCGAATGGCGACCTGCCCATGGCGAGGAAGGCGTCGCTGCAGCGGTTCATGGCGAAGCGCAAGGGAAGGCTCGCCGCGCGCGCCGTCCCCTACAGCCGGCCCGACGGCGACGCGTCCTCCTGTAACCGTCTGTCACTTAGGCTCTGA